A stretch of Sebastes fasciatus isolate fSebFas1 chromosome 19, fSebFas1.pri, whole genome shotgun sequence DNA encodes these proteins:
- the LOC141757754 gene encoding inactive phospholipid phosphatase 7, with the protein MPSGYNVRSRARERNSVLSRPEFISLNQPPLRGGGSGSSGGGGGGGPAESRGGGASGGGSGGGGGSGGGGARRPGQIKHQTSQPSEEATDSGSKDRREPAKMPEEDCMQLNPSFKGIAINSLLAIDICLSKRMGVCAYTSSSWGGCRSMVGLLALTGHGITWIIGTIVCLTRSNTLAGQEVLVNLLLALIVDVLTVAGLQRLVKRRGPWEMMPGFMDCVAMDIYSFPAAHASRAAMVSKFLLSHLVLAVPLRILLVLWALLVGMSRVLLGRHHLTDMVCGFALGMLHFSLMESVWLSSSTCQTLISISTLSWSPFF; encoded by the exons ATGCCCTCCGGTTACAATGTGAGGTCCAGGGCGAGGGAGAGAAACAGCGTCCTGAGCAGACCGGAGTTCATCTCCCTCAACCAGCCTCCACTCCGCGGTGGAGGTAGCGGCAGTagcggtggtggtggcggtggtggccCCGCTGAGAGCCGAGGAGGAGGCGCAAGTggcggcggcagcggcggcggcggcggcagcggcggcggtggcgcaagacgaccgggtcagatcAAGCACCAAACTAGCCAGCCGAGCGAAGAAGCTACCGACAGCGGCAGCAAGGACCGGAGAGAGCCCGCTAAGATGCCGGAGGAGGACTGCATGCAGCTGAACCCTTCCTTCAAGGGGATAGCGATTAACTCCCTGCTCGCCATCGACATCTGTCTGTCCAAGCGCATGGGGGTGTGCGCGTACACGTCGTCCTCGTGGGGAGGCTGCCGCTCCATGGTCGGCCTGCTGGCTCTCACCGGGCACGGCATCACGTGGATCATTGGCACGATCGTGTGTCTCACGAGGAGCAACACTCTGGCTGGGCAGGAGGTCCTGGTCAACCTGCTGCTGG CCCTCATTGTTGACGTCCTGACTGTGGCTGGACTCCAGAGACTGGTGAAGCGCAGAGGACCCTGGGAGATGATGCCGGGCTTCATGGACTGCGTCGCCATGGACATCTACTCCTTCCCCGCTGCTCACGCCAGCCGGGCCGCCATGGTCTCCAAGTTCCTGCTGTCCCACCTGGTCCTGGCCGTGCCGCTTCGCATCCTGTTGGTACTGTGGGCCCTCCTAGTGGGCATGTCACGGGTGCTGCTGGGGAGACACCACCTAACCGATATGGTGTGTGGCTTCGCGCTGGGCATGCTTCACTTCAGCTTGATGGAGTCGGTGTGGCTCTCGTCGAGCACCTGTCAGACTCTTATTTCCATCAGCACGCTCAGCTGGAGCCcctttttctga